Proteins encoded together in one Microbacterium sp. ABRD28 window:
- the recA gene encoding recombinase RecA: MPSPADREKALETALAQIDRQFGKGSVMRLGGDERAPVEVISTGSIALDVALGVGGLPRGRIIEIYGPESSGKTTLTLHAIANVQRSGGIAAFIDAEHALDPDYAKKLGVDIDSLLVSQPDTGEQALEIADMLVRSGAIDLVVIDSVAALVPKAEIEGEMGDSHVGLQARLMSQALRKLTGGLNQTNTTMIFINQLREKIGVFFGSPETTAGGKALKFYASVRLDIRRIETLKDGTEAVGNRTRVKVVKNKMAPPFKQAEFDILYGVGISREGSLIDFGVEHGIVKKSGAWYTYDGEQLGQGKENARNFLLKNDDIAADIETKIKDKLGIGQPRGGAVADELAARRPA; the protein is encoded by the coding sequence ATGCCATCACCCGCCGACCGCGAGAAAGCCCTCGAAACGGCTCTCGCTCAGATCGACCGGCAGTTCGGAAAGGGCTCGGTGATGCGCCTCGGCGGTGACGAGCGCGCTCCCGTCGAGGTCATCTCCACCGGCTCCATCGCGTTGGACGTCGCCCTCGGCGTCGGCGGGCTTCCCCGCGGCCGGATCATCGAGATCTACGGTCCGGAATCCTCCGGTAAGACCACGCTCACTCTGCATGCGATCGCGAACGTGCAGCGCTCCGGCGGCATCGCCGCGTTCATCGACGCCGAGCACGCGCTCGACCCCGATTACGCCAAGAAGCTCGGAGTCGACATCGACTCGCTGCTGGTGTCGCAGCCCGACACGGGTGAGCAGGCGCTCGAGATCGCCGACATGCTCGTCCGCTCGGGAGCGATCGACCTCGTGGTCATCGACTCCGTCGCGGCGCTCGTGCCGAAGGCCGAGATCGAGGGTGAGATGGGCGATTCCCACGTCGGTCTCCAAGCACGGCTCATGTCGCAGGCGCTTCGCAAGCTGACCGGTGGGCTCAATCAGACGAACACCACGATGATCTTCATCAATCAGCTGCGCGAGAAGATCGGCGTGTTCTTCGGGTCTCCCGAGACCACCGCCGGTGGAAAGGCGCTGAAGTTCTACGCGTCGGTGCGCCTGGACATCCGTCGTATCGAGACGCTCAAGGACGGTACCGAGGCTGTCGGCAACCGCACGCGCGTCAAGGTGGTCAAGAACAAGATGGCGCCGCCGTTCAAGCAGGCCGAGTTCGACATCCTCTACGGCGTCGGTATCTCGCGAGAGGGAAGCCTCATCGATTTCGGCGTCGAGCACGGGATCGTGAAGAAGTCGGGCGCCTGGTACACGTACGACGGGGAGCAGCTCGGCCAGGGCAAGGAGAACGCCCGGAACTTCCTGCTCAAGAACGACGACATCGCCGCCGACATCGAGACGAAGATCAAGGACAAGCTCGGCATCGGCCAGCCCCGCGGGGGCGCGGTCGCCGACGAGCTCGCGGCGCGTCGCCCGGCCTGA
- a CDS encoding DUF3046 domain-containing protein, translated as MRRSEFQRAVEAEFGPRGPSLTADLVLSDLGDRTAAEALEAGTAPRDVWRALCAAADVPPERWYGVGRLEPRRG; from the coding sequence ATGCGCCGCAGCGAGTTCCAGCGCGCCGTCGAAGCAGAGTTCGGACCTCGAGGCCCTTCGCTGACAGCCGACCTCGTGCTGTCCGATCTCGGCGACCGCACCGCCGCCGAGGCTCTCGAAGCCGGGACGGCGCCCCGCGACGTGTGGCGCGCCCTCTGCGCAGCGGCCGACGTGCCTCCCGAGCGCTGGTACGGCGTGGGACGGCTGGAGCCGCGGCGCGGCTGA
- the pgsA gene encoding CDP-diacylglycerol--glycerol-3-phosphate 3-phosphatidyltransferase yields the protein MAVPRQLPNIITVVRILVAPVFLAMLLIDDGADGALRWWAAALFIVAIATDGVDGWIARRHDIVTDLGKLLDPIADKVLTGFAFIGLSILGELPWWITIVVLIREIGITVYRFMVVSDHVLAAAWMGKLKTVAQSVALSLALLPLAPLVGEWIWWANGVTMTVAVILTIASGIDYVISEVRGARRARGGS from the coding sequence ATGGCCGTGCCGAGGCAGCTGCCGAACATCATCACCGTCGTGCGGATCCTCGTCGCACCCGTCTTCCTCGCGATGCTTCTCATCGACGACGGTGCAGACGGGGCGCTGCGGTGGTGGGCGGCGGCGCTGTTCATCGTCGCGATCGCCACCGACGGCGTCGACGGGTGGATCGCGCGGCGCCACGACATCGTCACCGACCTCGGCAAGCTCCTCGATCCCATCGCGGACAAGGTGCTCACCGGGTTCGCCTTCATCGGCCTGTCGATCCTCGGCGAGCTGCCGTGGTGGATCACCATCGTCGTGCTGATCCGCGAGATCGGCATCACGGTGTACCGGTTCATGGTCGTCAGCGACCACGTTCTCGCCGCAGCATGGATGGGCAAGCTCAAGACCGTCGCGCAGTCGGTGGCATTGTCGCTGGCCCTGCTGCCCCTCGCGCCGCTCGTCGGTGAGTGGATCTGGTGGGCGAACGGCGTGACGATGACGGTCGCCGTCATCCTCACCATCGCCAGCGGCATCGACTACGTCATCAGCGAGGTGCGCGGCGCGCGCCGCGCCCGGGGGGGCTCATGA
- a CDS encoding methyltransferase, with translation MGSDHYFSASPASPENLRRIRVLLAGREVEVTTAGGVFSPDRLDGGTAVLLANTPPSPPGGNLLDLGCGWGPIALSLAMTSPHATVWAVDVNERALDLVRRNAQSLGLDNVNAATPDDVPDDIGFRTIRSNPPIRVGKSELHGLLERWIPRLDERSDAWLVVQRNLGSDSLQRWLAATLEPGFSVHRAATGRGFRVIRVRRHGMPPTGPIALP, from the coding sequence ATGGGGAGCGACCACTATTTCAGCGCGTCGCCCGCCAGCCCCGAGAATCTGCGTCGGATACGGGTGCTGCTCGCCGGCCGGGAGGTGGAGGTCACCACCGCGGGAGGGGTGTTCAGCCCCGACCGGTTGGACGGTGGGACTGCGGTCCTGCTCGCCAATACGCCGCCCTCACCGCCGGGCGGCAATCTGCTCGATCTCGGGTGCGGGTGGGGACCGATCGCGTTGTCTCTCGCGATGACCTCGCCGCACGCCACCGTGTGGGCGGTCGACGTCAACGAACGGGCCCTGGATCTGGTGCGTCGCAACGCCCAGTCCCTGGGGCTCGACAACGTCAACGCCGCGACGCCCGACGATGTTCCCGATGACATCGGTTTCCGCACCATCCGATCGAACCCCCCGATCCGCGTCGGGAAATCCGAGCTCCACGGTCTGCTGGAGCGATGGATCCCTCGGCTGGACGAGCGGTCCGACGCCTGGCTCGTCGTCCAGCGCAACCTCGGTTCGGATTCACTGCAGCGATGGCTGGCAGCGACGCTCGAGCCCGGGTTCTCCGTGCATCGCGCCGCCACCGGGCGGGGATTCCGGGTCATCCGGGTACGCCGCCACGGCATGCCGCCGACCGGGCCGATCGCGCTGCCCTGA
- a CDS encoding helix-turn-helix transcriptional regulator, with translation MILVRHEIGEVLRDLRQQKGRTLRQVASRASVALGYLSEVERGQKEASSEILASVAEALDVPISTIMREVGDRIAVLEGLQTFPDVVPDDLVASVDAELSLR, from the coding sequence ATGATCCTGGTACGTCACGAGATCGGCGAAGTCCTGCGTGACCTCCGCCAGCAGAAGGGCCGCACCCTCCGCCAGGTCGCCAGTCGTGCAAGCGTCGCCCTCGGATATCTCAGCGAGGTCGAGCGCGGCCAGAAGGAGGCCTCGAGCGAGATCCTCGCGTCGGTCGCCGAAGCGCTGGACGTCCCGATCTCCACGATCATGCGCGAAGTAGGCGATCGCATCGCCGTCCTCGAGGGCCTGCAGACCTTCCCCGACGTCGTGCCCGACGACCTGGTCGCGTCCGTGGACGCCGAGCTTTCGCTGCGCTGA
- the miaA gene encoding tRNA (adenosine(37)-N6)-dimethylallyltransferase MiaA — protein MKTAPDASPSDREAADGPRLWSVIGATGTGKSAFALDLVEALRAAGRDAEIVGADAMQLYRGMDIGTAKIPEGERRGIPHHLLDVLDVTDDAAVAWYQSAARGVIDSLHARGADAVLVGGSGLYVSAVVFDFRFPPRDEALRDALEAELDRVGPAALYERLRRADPAAAARIDPRNTRRIIRALEVIAQGDSTHGGALPETQTLWYPRTRLLGLERDRRELVETLDRRVERMWDEGLLDEVRDLRRVGLEQGTTAPRAIGYAQALAQVRGEIDRGEAITQTQALTRRYARRQVSWFRRYDGVTWMDGATAAESLAGSMA, from the coding sequence GTGAAGACCGCGCCCGACGCCTCCCCGTCAGACCGTGAGGCCGCCGACGGCCCTCGGCTCTGGAGTGTCATCGGTGCGACGGGCACCGGGAAATCGGCGTTCGCGCTCGACCTCGTCGAGGCGCTGCGCGCCGCCGGTCGTGACGCGGAGATCGTCGGAGCGGACGCGATGCAGCTGTACCGGGGGATGGACATCGGAACCGCCAAGATCCCCGAGGGCGAGCGCCGCGGCATCCCCCATCACCTCCTCGATGTGCTCGATGTCACCGACGACGCGGCCGTGGCGTGGTACCAGTCCGCCGCACGCGGCGTCATCGATTCCCTACACGCGCGGGGCGCGGACGCGGTCCTCGTCGGCGGATCGGGTCTGTACGTCTCGGCGGTCGTGTTCGACTTCCGGTTCCCGCCGCGCGACGAGGCGCTGAGAGACGCCCTCGAGGCCGAGCTCGACCGGGTCGGACCCGCCGCGCTGTACGAGCGACTGCGGCGCGCGGACCCGGCAGCCGCCGCCCGGATAGACCCCCGCAACACGCGTCGGATCATCCGGGCCCTCGAGGTGATCGCCCAGGGCGACAGCACGCACGGCGGCGCCCTTCCCGAGACGCAGACCCTGTGGTACCCGCGCACCAGGCTCCTCGGTCTCGAGCGCGACCGTCGTGAACTCGTCGAAACCCTCGATCGCCGGGTCGAGCGGATGTGGGATGAGGGGCTGCTCGACGAGGTGAGGGATCTTCGCCGCGTCGGTCTCGAGCAGGGCACCACCGCGCCGCGGGCCATCGGCTACGCACAGGCTCTGGCCCAGGTGCGGGGCGAGATCGACCGTGGTGAGGCGATCACGCAGACGCAGGCGCTCACGCGCCGCTACGCCCGGCGGCAGGTGTCGTGGTTCCGACGATACGACGGCGTCACGTGGATGGACGGCGCGACGGCGGCGGAGAGTCTGGCAGGCTCGATGGCATGA
- the hflX gene encoding GTPase HflX — protein MTEQIPTDDAVDPVDRVLARAETRSGARTTTFTDAGSRALAPAQALQDASTVVSDDSDGDQWDREERAALRRVPGLSTELEDVTEVEYRQLRLENVVLVGVHPQGEQEEAENSLRELAALAETAGAVVLDGVLQRRPNPDPATYVGRGKAEELRDIVAAAGADTVVADAELAPSQRRALEDVVKVKVIDRTAVILDIFSQHAKSREGKAQVELAQLEYLLPRLRGWGESMSRQAGGQVGAAGAGMGSRGPGETKIELDRRRIRTRMAHLRRQIRQFAPARDAKRAERKRNTIPSVAIAGYTNAGKSSLLNRLTRAGVLVENALFATLDATVRRSETSDGRVYTISDTVGFVRNLPHQLVEAFRSTLEEVGGADVIVHVVDGAHPDPGAQLQTVRDVIGDVGARDTREIVVFNKADLVDADTRLVLRGLVPDAHFVSSRTGEGIEELRAAIEDALPLPAVEVQAVVPYDRGDLVSAAHDSGLILSEEHRAEGTYLHVHVGERLAAELAPFRI, from the coding sequence ATGACAGAACAGATCCCCACCGACGACGCCGTCGACCCGGTCGACCGTGTGCTCGCTCGCGCGGAGACGCGCAGCGGCGCGCGGACCACGACCTTCACCGACGCCGGATCGCGCGCCCTCGCGCCCGCCCAGGCGCTCCAGGATGCCTCGACGGTCGTCTCCGACGATTCGGACGGAGACCAGTGGGATCGCGAGGAGCGCGCGGCGCTGCGCCGCGTACCCGGGCTCTCGACCGAGCTCGAAGACGTCACCGAGGTCGAGTACCGACAGCTGCGTCTGGAGAATGTCGTGCTGGTGGGCGTTCATCCCCAGGGTGAACAGGAGGAGGCGGAGAACTCGCTGCGCGAACTGGCCGCCCTCGCCGAGACGGCGGGCGCCGTCGTGCTCGACGGCGTGCTCCAGCGTCGCCCGAACCCCGACCCGGCGACCTACGTCGGACGCGGCAAGGCCGAAGAACTGCGCGACATCGTCGCCGCCGCCGGTGCTGACACCGTCGTGGCCGACGCCGAACTGGCCCCGAGCCAGCGGCGCGCACTCGAGGATGTCGTGAAGGTGAAGGTGATCGATCGGACCGCCGTCATCCTCGACATCTTCAGCCAGCACGCCAAGAGCCGCGAGGGCAAGGCCCAGGTCGAGCTCGCCCAGCTCGAGTACCTGCTCCCGCGACTGCGCGGGTGGGGTGAATCGATGAGCCGACAGGCCGGTGGCCAGGTCGGTGCCGCCGGAGCAGGAATGGGGTCACGCGGTCCTGGTGAGACCAAGATCGAACTCGACCGGCGCCGCATCCGCACGCGCATGGCGCACCTCCGGCGGCAGATCCGTCAGTTCGCCCCTGCGCGCGATGCCAAGCGGGCCGAACGCAAACGGAACACGATCCCGTCGGTGGCCATCGCGGGGTACACCAACGCCGGGAAGTCCAGCCTCCTGAACAGGCTGACGCGCGCGGGCGTGCTCGTCGAGAACGCGCTGTTCGCGACACTTGATGCCACCGTGCGCCGCTCGGAGACATCAGACGGCCGGGTCTACACGATCTCCGACACCGTCGGATTCGTTCGGAACCTCCCGCACCAGCTCGTCGAGGCGTTCCGCTCCACCCTGGAGGAGGTCGGCGGCGCCGATGTGATCGTGCACGTCGTCGACGGCGCCCACCCCGATCCGGGCGCACAGCTGCAGACGGTGCGAGACGTGATCGGCGATGTCGGTGCGCGCGACACCCGCGAGATCGTGGTGTTCAACAAGGCCGACCTCGTCGACGCCGACACCCGGCTGGTGCTGCGCGGCCTCGTGCCCGACGCGCACTTCGTGTCCTCGCGCACGGGCGAGGGAATCGAGGAGCTGCGCGCGGCCATCGAAGACGCCTTGCCGCTGCCTGCTGTCGAGGTGCAGGCTGTGGTCCCCTACGATCGCGGTGACTTGGTGTCGGCCGCGCACGATTCCGGTCTCATCCTCAGCGAGGAGCACAGGGCGGAGGGAACCTACCTCCACGTCCACGTCGGTGAGCGGCTCGCTGCCGAACTCGCACCGTTCCGAATCTGA
- a CDS encoding CinA family protein has translation MTGRDVDLPDGRDGGEGDAAASALLHALARRGWTIAVAESLTGGLLVAALVSVPGASSLVRGGVTAYATDLKHHLLGVDDSLLDARGAVDPEVALQMAGGVRDRLGADVGVSTTGVAGPDPQDGQPVGTVFVGIRTPETSVVVPLELQGTRAEIRAETVRRALDEVRART, from the coding sequence ATGACAGGCCGGGACGTCGACCTCCCCGACGGTCGCGACGGAGGGGAGGGGGATGCGGCGGCATCCGCTCTCTTGCACGCACTCGCGCGCCGCGGGTGGACCATCGCCGTCGCCGAGTCCCTGACCGGGGGACTGCTCGTCGCCGCGCTGGTCTCGGTACCGGGGGCGTCCTCGCTCGTGCGCGGGGGAGTGACCGCGTACGCCACGGATCTGAAGCATCATCTGCTCGGCGTCGACGACTCCCTCCTCGACGCCCGGGGGGCGGTGGATCCCGAAGTCGCGCTGCAGATGGCCGGCGGGGTGCGAGACCGGCTGGGGGCGGATGTCGGAGTCTCGACGACCGGCGTCGCCGGGCCCGACCCGCAGGACGGCCAGCCGGTGGGTACCGTCTTCGTCGGCATCCGCACCCCGGAAACATCGGTGGTGGTGCCTCTCGAACTGCAGGGGACACGGGCCGAGATCCGCGCGGAGACGGTTCGCCGGGCACTGGACGAGGTGCGGGCACGGACGTGA
- the miaB gene encoding tRNA (N6-isopentenyl adenosine(37)-C2)-methylthiotransferase MiaB, with protein MSTPSAAPTLVAPSPAAVTRDGSARTYEVRTFGCQMNVHDSERLSGSLESAGYLPARPGEEADVVVINTCAVRDNAAGKLYGTLGHLKSRKDAREGMQIAVGGCLAQMDKQTVLDKAPWVDVVFGTHNMGSLPRLLERARHNDEAELEILEALDVFPSTLPTKRDHIHSGWVSISVGCNNTCTFCIVPHLRGKEKDRRPGDILSEIRMLVDDGAIEVTLLGQNVNSYGVEFGDRQAFGKLLRAAGAIDGLERIRFTSPHPAAFTDDVIDAMAETPAVMPQLHMPLQSGSDRILKAMRRSYRSERFLDILDRVRARIPHAAISTDIIVGFPGETDEDFEDTLRVVEQSRFASAFTFQYSIREGTPAATMPDQVPKSVVQERYERLVALQERISLEENRGQLGREVEVLVSSGEGKKDAATHRLTGRAEDNRLVHFEVPADSPLPRPGDVVTAIITHAAPFHLLADAPAGDRLRIRRTRAGDAWDRAQAQSCAVPTPGAEAGAPRAVSLGLPTLRIGE; from the coding sequence ATGTCTACTCCCTCCGCCGCGCCCACCCTGGTCGCCCCTTCGCCCGCCGCCGTGACTCGAGACGGCAGCGCCCGCACCTACGAGGTGCGCACCTTCGGCTGCCAGATGAACGTGCATGACTCGGAGCGCCTCTCGGGCTCGCTCGAGAGCGCGGGATATCTGCCCGCGCGGCCCGGCGAGGAAGCCGACGTGGTGGTGATCAACACGTGTGCCGTGCGCGACAACGCCGCAGGGAAGCTGTACGGCACGCTCGGGCATCTGAAGTCGCGCAAAGACGCGCGCGAGGGGATGCAGATCGCGGTCGGCGGGTGCCTGGCTCAGATGGACAAGCAGACCGTGCTCGACAAGGCGCCCTGGGTGGACGTCGTCTTCGGCACCCACAACATGGGCTCGCTCCCGCGTCTTCTCGAGCGTGCGCGCCACAACGACGAGGCGGAGCTCGAGATCCTCGAGGCGCTCGACGTGTTCCCGTCGACGCTTCCCACGAAGCGCGACCACATCCACAGCGGCTGGGTCTCGATCTCCGTCGGGTGCAACAACACGTGCACGTTCTGCATCGTCCCCCACCTCCGCGGCAAGGAGAAGGATCGGCGTCCCGGCGACATCCTCAGTGAGATCCGGATGCTGGTCGACGACGGCGCGATCGAGGTCACCCTCCTCGGGCAGAACGTCAACAGCTATGGCGTCGAATTCGGTGACCGGCAGGCCTTCGGCAAACTCCTCCGGGCCGCCGGCGCGATCGACGGCCTCGAGCGCATCCGCTTCACCAGCCCGCATCCCGCAGCCTTCACCGACGATGTCATCGACGCGATGGCCGAGACCCCCGCAGTCATGCCGCAGCTGCACATGCCGTTGCAGTCGGGCAGCGACCGGATCCTCAAGGCGATGCGACGGTCCTACCGCAGCGAGCGGTTCCTCGACATCCTGGATCGGGTGCGCGCCCGCATCCCGCACGCGGCCATCAGCACCGACATCATCGTCGGCTTCCCCGGCGAAACCGACGAGGATTTCGAAGACACCCTCCGCGTCGTCGAGCAGTCGCGCTTCGCCAGCGCCTTCACCTTCCAGTACTCCATCCGCGAGGGCACCCCGGCCGCGACGATGCCGGATCAGGTTCCCAAGTCGGTCGTCCAGGAGCGTTACGAGCGCCTCGTCGCCCTTCAGGAGCGGATCAGTCTGGAGGAGAACCGAGGGCAGCTCGGTCGCGAGGTCGAGGTTCTGGTCTCCAGCGGCGAGGGCAAGAAGGATGCGGCCACCCACCGGCTGACCGGACGCGCCGAGGACAACCGACTCGTCCACTTCGAGGTTCCGGCCGATTCTCCGCTCCCACGTCCCGGCGATGTGGTGACGGCGATCATCACCCATGCCGCCCCCTTCCACCTCCTCGCCGACGCGCCCGCGGGCGATCGGCTCCGCATCCGGCGCACGCGCGCGGGCGACGCGTGGGACAGGGCTCAGGCCCAATCGTGCGCTGTGCCGACACCGGGTGCCGAAGCAGGAGCACCTCGAGCGGTGTCCCTGGGCCTTCCCACGCTGCGCATCGGCGAGTGA
- a CDS encoding GNAT family acetyltransferase, with protein MSLQIRSFAPGDTDAVVLLWQTTGLTRPWNNPYQDIARKLRVQPELFLVAVGEDGHIVGTVMAGYDGHRGWLYYLASDPHHRGQGIARSLVERAEELLLEMGCPKVQLMVRPENGVAQGFYEALGFEHFDTWATGKRLIED; from the coding sequence ATGAGCCTGCAGATCCGGTCCTTCGCTCCCGGCGACACCGACGCGGTCGTCCTCCTCTGGCAGACCACCGGTCTCACACGGCCCTGGAACAACCCGTACCAGGACATCGCCCGCAAGCTCCGGGTCCAGCCCGAGCTCTTCCTCGTCGCCGTGGGTGAGGACGGTCACATCGTCGGAACGGTCATGGCCGGCTACGACGGTCATCGCGGCTGGCTGTACTACCTGGCGAGCGACCCGCACCACCGCGGTCAGGGCATCGCCCGGAGCCTGGTCGAGCGTGCCGAGGAGCTTCTCCTCGAGATGGGGTGCCCGAAGGTGCAGTTGATGGTGAGGCCCGAGAACGGCGTTGCACAGGGCTTCTACGAGGCCCTCGGCTTCGAGCACTTCGACACCTGGGCGACGGGCAAGCGCCTCATCGAAGACTGA
- the dapF gene encoding diaminopimelate epimerase, producing the protein MPHAVSFTKGHGTGNDFVIVEDPDGRLELSDDQVAVLCDRRFGIGADGILRVVRSTSLPEGAATVDAEWFMDYRNADGSAAEMCGNGIRVFARYLEDAGLARFDGSVLIGTRAGVKTLTRSELGYEVDLGAWSVEPEETLVRARGLDIPRPGLGIDVGNPHVVVALQSESELERLDLAVRPMLHPDPPAGANIEFVVPADPLVRDGVGVIRMRVFERGVGETLSCGTGVAAAALAVRHWAGRGAPDRWSVQVPGGTLAVRVVEERVLLSGPAALVFTGEITLA; encoded by the coding sequence ATGCCTCACGCGGTGTCGTTCACGAAGGGCCACGGCACGGGAAACGACTTCGTCATCGTCGAAGATCCCGACGGCCGGCTCGAGCTCTCAGATGACCAGGTCGCCGTGCTGTGCGACCGCCGTTTCGGCATCGGGGCTGACGGCATCCTGCGCGTCGTCCGCAGCACATCCCTCCCCGAGGGTGCAGCGACCGTCGATGCGGAATGGTTCATGGACTACCGCAACGCCGACGGCTCGGCGGCGGAGATGTGCGGAAACGGCATCCGCGTGTTCGCCCGCTACCTCGAAGACGCCGGGCTGGCGCGCTTCGACGGCTCCGTCCTCATCGGCACGCGAGCGGGAGTGAAGACGCTCACCCGCAGCGAACTCGGCTACGAGGTCGACCTCGGCGCATGGTCGGTGGAGCCCGAGGAGACCCTTGTTCGCGCGCGCGGACTGGACATCCCGCGGCCGGGGCTCGGCATCGACGTCGGCAATCCGCACGTCGTGGTGGCGCTGCAGTCCGAGAGTGAGCTCGAGCGACTGGATCTCGCCGTTCGCCCGATGCTCCACCCCGACCCGCCGGCCGGCGCGAACATCGAGTTCGTCGTCCCCGCCGACCCGCTCGTGCGCGATGGGGTGGGGGTCATCCGGATGCGGGTGTTCGAACGAGGAGTGGGCGAGACCCTCAGCTGCGGCACGGGGGTCGCCGCGGCGGCGCTCGCGGTCCGGCACTGGGCGGGCCGAGGTGCACCCGATCGCTGGAGCGTGCAGGTGCCCGGCGGCACGCTCGCGGTGCGCGTCGTGGAGGAGCGGGTCCTGCTGTCGGGTCCGGCTGCGCTGGTCTTCACCGGCGAGATCACCCTCGCCTGA
- a CDS encoding regulatory protein RecX, translated as MVRFVESGGEGGLAPVIPLFTGSTPDAPPAHPSAGRAARGPSAGTTMTSGRVERPSSRRRGGSSAANVENGADIDTDTETATHPVDAAGVERALLRRLGARGLSVREAEAFVVSRGLSREAAAELVAVFCERGYLDDGRLAEQVVWSGVARKSEGRRAIARRLAQRGVERDVADAALAEMPDDDDERALEFARGKARSLARLDHDVALRRLAGQLARRGFGGSSALTAARTALQEARELG; from the coding sequence ATGGTCCGCTTCGTCGAGAGCGGGGGCGAGGGAGGCCTCGCCCCCGTCATCCCGCTCTTCACCGGCTCGACGCCCGACGCGCCCCCCGCTCACCCGTCGGCTGGGCGGGCAGCGCGCGGTCCGTCGGCCGGCACGACGATGACGTCCGGTCGCGTGGAGCGCCCCTCCTCGAGGCGACGTGGCGGGAGCAGTGCGGCGAACGTCGAGAACGGTGCCGACATCGACACCGACACTGAGACCGCCACCCACCCCGTCGACGCGGCGGGGGTGGAAAGGGCGTTGCTGCGGCGGCTCGGCGCCCGGGGCCTTTCCGTCCGTGAGGCGGAAGCCTTCGTCGTCTCACGCGGGCTGAGTCGCGAGGCGGCGGCCGAGCTCGTCGCGGTCTTCTGCGAGCGCGGCTACCTCGACGATGGCCGCCTCGCCGAACAGGTCGTGTGGAGCGGCGTGGCCCGCAAGAGCGAAGGTCGCCGGGCCATCGCCCGCCGTCTGGCGCAGCGAGGGGTGGAGCGCGATGTCGCCGATGCGGCGCTGGCGGAGATGCCCGATGACGACGACGAACGGGCACTGGAGTTCGCCCGGGGCAAGGCTCGGAGTCTGGCCAGGCTCGATCACGACGTGGCTCTGCGACGCCTTGCCGGCCAGCTCGCCCGCCGCGGATTCGGGGGTTCCTCGGCTCTCACCGCGGCGCGTACGGCCCTCCAGGAGGCGCGCGAGCTCGGGTGA